The Deltaproteobacteria bacterium genome segment GCCTGCAACAGCAATACGGTGGGCACCAGGCAGGCGGTAAGCCAACCCAACAGCCAAAAGGTGTCGTTGAAAGCCAGCATGTTGGCCTGCCTCAAAACCTCCTGATAGATGATGGATAAGACGCCTTCCGAGTTGGCCAGAGCGGGTTTGTGAATCTGGAGCCATTGGAGGATCTCCTGGTAGTAATGCTGGTAGGCCGGATTCGATGGCGTGATGTTTTCAGTGAGAAAAGTTTGGTGTAATTGTGCGCGCTGGGAATGTATGGTCGTGCAAAAGGCGATACCGACGCTCCCGCCGAGATTGCGCAAAAGGTTGAAGATTCCTGATGCGTTACCGATCTCTTCCTTGGGGATATTGGCGAAAGCCGCTGTCGCCACGGGAGCGAAAAAGAGTCCCAGAGCCAGCCCCAGGACAATGCGTGGCCAGGCGACGTACATAAAGTCGACTTCCAGGTTGAAAGCCGCCATCATCCAAAGAGAAACAGCTTGCAGGGCCAACCCGATACCCAAAAGCCATTTGGGGTTCATTCCCCTGATCATTAAAAAGCCGGCTATAGGCATAATGATAAGACTGGTGAATCCCCCGGGTCCCAGGACAAGTCCGGCCCAAAGCGCTGTATAACCCATGAGTTTCTGGAGATACAGGGGCAGGAGCACAATGCTGCCGAGCAAGGTGAAATAACCAAAAAAGTTAATCACATTGGCGGCTGCAAAGCCTCGATTCCGGAAGGGCTTGAGATCGACCACCGGATAAGGCGTTTTGCGTTCCACCCAGAAAAAGATAAGGAGACTGACGACGGCGATAACACCTAAAGTGATAATGAATCGGGAGGAAAACCAGTCTTCCCTTTCCCCTTTGTCCAAAACCACCTGCAGACAACCCAGTCCGACGCTGAGAAAGAGGATCCCCCAGGTATCGATATGCATGCGGGTGCTTCGCAGGTAGGGAGGATCGGCTATAAAGGCCTTGAGCAGAAAGAACGCCATCACGCCCGCGGGAAGATTGATATAAAACACCCATGGCCAGCTCCACTGATCGGTCAGCCAACCTCCGAAGACAGGACCCAGAACCGGCGCGACGGTCACGCCCATGCCGAAGATGGCGTTGGCCATTCCGTGTTCCTTCTGAGGAAAGGTTTCAAGAAGAATAGCCTGTCCCAGCGGAGCAAGTCCTCCACCGGCAAGACCCTGGAGCACCCGGAAGCATATCAGCATGGTCAAAGAGGTGGAAGCGCCGCAGGCAAGCGAGCTGAGCGTGAACAGGGCGACCGATGCCAGCAGATATCGTTTTCTTCCGAAGAGCCGGGCCAGCCAGGGAGCGATGGGAATGATGATCGCATTGGTAACGAGATAGGAGGTGATTACCCAGGTTACTTCGTCCACGCCGGCATTCAGGCTGCCCTGGATGTGCGGTAGGGAAACATTGACGACGCTGATGTCCATCACATGGAGAAAAGTCGGCAGCATGATGATTGCGGCAATCAGCCACTTGTTGATGCGGGGGGGCGTTCTTTGCGAGGTCATATGCGCCTGTCCATCGAGAAAGATGCGTTGTTGCCTGCTGTCGGCGTTTCGGGGGTACGCAATCAAAGGGTGTTGACATGCGATATTTTATCGCCGCGATCCGCCGACGCATACCGAGTGGAGAAAAATATTTTATCTTCTATTGGCGCAGGTTACCTTATCTCACCAACAGACTTCTATAAACCAAAATTTTGATGGATCTCCTGATCCGTTAAACGACGATCGGTTCCGCCGGAGAAACGGTATCATGGGATTGGGTTCTTTTGATGATCATTCACTACGAGAAAACGCTCATACGTCCGATCGCCGTCATTGGGTCGATGAGTGAGCAGTTCCTGGCCATCCCCTTGGGACACCTGAACAGGACTGCCGATGAGACAAGGACAGGGCGTCATCCAGCCTTACGACACAGAAAGTATCGTGCAGGGCCAGCATGCCGGACTGTCACAGCACGCCTTGGCACAAAATCTGAAGAATGCCCACCCGGCTCTGCCAGGTCCGGTTGGAGGATTTTAGGGTAGAGGCTCTGAAGGAACGGGTCCGGTCGGGTGTATGCTTTCCGGGAAAAACGTCTGATGAAAAAGAGTACATCCGAGAGGGGCGAACACAAGGCTGAGGGACGGGCTCGAAGCCCCGGGCTGGGTGACCCGCATGAAATCGGCGGCGATGAACCATTTTTTGACATGCGGGGCCGGCGGCGGGATCATGCATTGGGCCTACCCGGTGGCTGAAACCGATTCAACGCTCTTTTTCCACTGAATCAGAGACCGCCATCAACATGGATCCCTGGCGATCTTTCGTGTGGATTGTCGCAATGACCGACAAACCTATCCTGAGAGGATGATCGGGAGGTGGCTTCCTGTTGAGACGAATTTTAACGGGTACGCGCTGGGCAACCTTGATCCAGTTGCCGGTGGCGTTTTCCGGCGGCAGCAGGGAAAAAGCCGCGCCCGTCCCGGCGCGAATGCCACTCACCTTTCCCTCAAAGGTATATCCGGGGTAAATATCGGCCTTG includes the following:
- a CDS encoding DHA2 family efflux MFS transporter permease subunit, with the translated sequence MTSQRTPPRINKWLIAAIIMLPTFLHVMDISVVNVSLPHIQGSLNAGVDEVTWVITSYLVTNAIIIPIAPWLARLFGRKRYLLASVALFTLSSLACGASTSLTMLICFRVLQGLAGGGLAPLGQAILLETFPQKEHGMANAIFGMGVTVAPVLGPVFGGWLTDQWSWPWVFYINLPAGVMAFFLLKAFIADPPYLRSTRMHIDTWGILFLSVGLGCLQVVLDKGEREDWFSSRFIITLGVIAVVSLLIFFWVERKTPYPVVDLKPFRNRGFAAANVINFFGYFTLLGSIVLLPLYLQKLMGYTALWAGLVLGPGGFTSLIIMPIAGFLMIRGMNPKWLLGIGLALQAVSLWMMAAFNLEVDFMYVAWPRIVLGLALGLFFAPVATAAFANIPKEEIGNASGIFNLLRNLGGSVGIAFCTTIHSQRAQLHQTFLTENITPSNPAYQHYYQEILQWLQIHKPALANSEGVLSIIYQEVLRQANMLAFNDTFWLLGWLTACLVPTVLLLQAPKEKHPNHPGDQG